Genomic DNA from Triticum dicoccoides isolate Atlit2015 ecotype Zavitan chromosome 4B, WEW_v2.0, whole genome shotgun sequence:
actgctgggacccaccagctgcaccttcacacgcaaggaagtgcgtccgggcaaaaaaacgattcgccccctgactgctgggacccaccagctacatcttcgcacacaaggaagtgcatccggacaANNNNNNNNNNNNNNNNNNNNNNNNNNNNNNNNNNNNNNNNNNNNNNNNNNNNNNNNNNNNNNNNNNNNNNNNNNNNNNNNNNNNNNNNNNNNNNNNNNNNNNtgactgctgggacccaccagctacatcttcgcacgcaaggaagtgcgtccgggcaaaaaaaaaaacgattcgcccccctgactgctgggacccaccagctacatctttgcaggcaaggaagtgcctgacagttgggacccacctggtcgaagcgtacgtaccattgtcattctggtcgtgaacgtgtatgtacatatatactggtggatgtagaggcgtgcacgtgtcgtagtagaggcgcgcacgtagcatctacacgtacgtacatcggcgagggtgcaagaaagaaaatacggccacatacatacatacgggcagggtctctaacgcctatcacgcatacgtacatggctgggtcggaacggagaaacagcgccgtcgtcgtgttcatggggagccaaccggttgggtcggaacggaatgcgtggtcgtgttcatcgggagggcttggacgaaacaggcgatggaaacgaggcctggcgtaccgcacaacggaggaaacggccttgtgttcgaccggccacgttcgaaacggggtcctgttgatcgggaggggcccggtgtaccgcaaaacggaggaaacggacctcctacggtcgaaacgggggtcctgttgatcgggaggggtgtggcataccgcaaaatggatgaaacggacttgtgttggagtgctacggtcgaaacgggggNNNNNNNNNNACAACGCTCactgttagcagcagtagcgaaggaatcgctccatcgggttcagttaacaggcatcgatcgatcgctcgggttcagtaacgcgtagcctgcagtgcaatcgctcgggttcagttagagcccaacgcctcgctcggattcagttagagccaacgcctcgcacaaacgcatgtatgtacgagagaaacgcgcatcgctccgccccgacctcccaccgtaaccggcaacttcccgaaattttcctccccctcgcttctaccacggttttttccgtcatggacggcccaaagaatgtcatgcagctgcgtctccggcccgcccaggacgaaaagcccattttctgtcatgattttttgtcatagaagtaggatcccaccacatctatgatgataccgggttttgtcacaattatcgtcatagaagtgtcatatgtatgacagaaaaaaaattccttcggcccaaaatgtcacggatgtgtatttttttgtgacTACTTGCAAGTGCTAGTAGGGTTACTTTGATATAATCTTCTTTAACATGCATTCCTTATTTTATGATGTCTTTCTATGGTTTACCAATTTGGGTTAATAAATGTATGGACTTCTTTAGAGCCAGATTGTTGTGGTAGGAAAATGACAAAAAGAAAAAATACCACTTAGTTAAATGGTCTGAAGTATGCAAACCAAAAGATATGGGGGGGGGGTGCTGGGGATTCAGAACCTTACCCACATGAATAAAGCTCTGCTATGTAAATGGTGGTGGAAACTATACACTACCAAAGGGTTGTGGCAAGGGATCATTTTAAAATAAATATCAGGGAAATAAAGCCCTTGGTAATATTTCCGTCAAACAGGGAGACTCCCAGTTTTGGAAGGAACTCCTGAAACATAGAGATCATTTTGCCTCTCTGTGTAAATTTATAGTGGGTAATGGAGTTAATGTTCGTTTTTGGGAAGACTGGTGGATTGGATCTGCACCATTGAACAAAAATTTCCCTAGACTCTATAACATTTGTTTTGATAAAAATAAGACAGTTAAGGAAATTTTTGAAAATGAAATTGATAACATGCATTTTAGGAGAACGTTGTCGGGAGACTCAAAAGAGCTTTGGGAACACATTTAAGAGGCTTGCAGTTCGACGGTCCTGAATGATGAAAGAGATGACTAGATGAGGTTATGTGGACACTGACTAAAAATGGTATATATACAGTAAAGGCTTTTTACAAACATTTGATAGAAAATGGCATCAAATATCCGCATCTATATATGTGGAAAATTAAAATGCCACCTAGAGTCAAAGTTTTTATGTGGCTGGCTCTTCGAAATAATATACTCACAAAGGATAACTTGCTGCACAGGGGGTGAAAAGGGGATAAAAAGTGTCCATTTTGTGGACATGATGAAAACATAAATCACCTTTTTTTCTCCTGCTCTGTAGCTCGTTATTGTGGAACATATTAAAATGTGCCTTCAATCTAACTGATATCCCAGAAGATCTTGATCTTGTGATGAGAACCTGGGTTAAGTCTTTCGGAAGAGAAGAGAGAGGATTAGTTATGATAGAAATATCTACTATTTGCTGGACAATATGGAAACTAAGAAATAGTGTTGTCTTTGAGAATAACAGGGTTAATGATCCATGTATGCCTGTAAATCTGTTTCTAAAAAATTCACATGACTGAAatattttgcagaaaacccccgcaAGAAGTGAGATGATGGAGGCAAGAGTGAGACAGGTGGGCAAAGTAGCTGAAGAAGTGTTCAAAGCAGCACACGGATGTCATCTGGGGGCTAGAAGAATCATGGGGTGACCATCTTCAGTCTTCAGGTTCACCTCCCAGTGCCTGCGATCGCGGATGCTTACAAGTTTCATCGGCCCTGCTCTGTGCTCGTCTTCCTACCATCTTTTGTGTATGATACATGTTAGATGGCAGTTGTATGCCTAGACCCCTTTATGCTCAGATCAAAACTCTGTTTTAATATTTTCTGGTACTAGGACCTCTTTTGAGCCCAGGCCTTAGATCTCGGGGTTTTGCTTTGTGGGGTTAATGGGGGAAAGGGATGCCTTTCCCCTCTTNNNNNNNNNNNNNNNNNNNNNNNNNNNNNNNNNNNNNNNNNNNNNNNNNNNNNNNNNNNNNNNNNNNNNNNNNNNNNNNNNNNNNNNNNNNNNNNNNNNNNNNNNNNNNNNNNNNNNNNNNNNNNNNNNNNNNNNCGAGATGCTGTAatagttttctttcttttcctttctgTAAGGCCTGGTGATTTTTGTTAATGGAAATCGGAGAGAGAAGCTCTCTTTTTCAAATAAAAAAAGAGATTGCCAAGGGTATGTGATATGCTTATACGGCATCCACAATGGATCGTTTTCTCGCCTCTAAGGGGGTCTCTAGAGTCTCACGGACCGCCTCTACACACTGCTAGTTTTTGTGTGGCTGCCTCTATATCTAGCAACGCCTCTTACGTTAGAGGCTGCCTCCAGTCTGTCTCTAGTGAATAAATAAATTAGGCTGGCCCAATTGTCAGCACATAATTTACACAGGAGGAAGACAAGGGACCCAGCAGCACGGCTGGGTATGGGATTTTTCTATTTTTGGTGAGTCCACCTTGGAGGCAGCTGGGAGTCTCCATACACTGCGGTAATTTCAGTAAAATTAGAGGCAATGCATATGAGGCCCACGTTAGAGGAAGGATCGCCTCTACACACTACTGAATGATGATGGATGGGatgatgcgaagttgcagctacagTCCTGCGGGAGTGCGACGCGGAGGAAATAAAAAAGGCGGTGGTAGGGGCCCGGGGACGAACGACTTCAGGGCATATCACCTATGCATGTTTCTCAGTTCGTACTGCATATCACCTATGCATGTCCATGCAAGCTACGTCTACACAGGGGGACAGGGCTCATGCTCTTCTTTGGGGGAGTCTCACTTGGGGTGGCCGTCACTTTGGGATAATATGGTTTTTTTCTTGCAAAATTTTCCTAACATATTTTGCTTGCAAAAGCAGCAAAACCCAGATTcccttgcaaatttttgctgcataaatTTTCTTACAAAAAATTCTTTCAAAATGAAGTTTGGCTTGCAAAAAGTTACAACGTATGGTAGAGGAGAGATATGCAACTTGGTGGTGTCCCATGCATGCAAGAGCTACTGTAGCGGCAAAACTTGTTCCATTAACATCTAGGGCCTGGAATAGGGGCACCGAACCCCATGTTCACCAGATCCTTGCTCTTATTCTTTCATGAACCTGACATTATCAGTAGTACATGCAGTAGCTTCACATCAAAGGGAAGAGAGGACATTCTCAATGACGCTAGATAAAACCAAGTTCCAGCAGCTAGCATCGCGGCCGTATCAGGTATGTATAGTACATGCACGGTAACCAATCCAGACAATCGTTCCAGAATCCAGATGGGCAACACAATGGATACGCTCGAAAGACAGTACATCGTTATCTAGACCATGGAAAGGATCTTCATGAcgagcaccatcaccatctccgagCGAGGGCGTCCCAAGACCTGCACGTCCAACGAGTTGATCCTCTGCGGCAGGTCCCGTGTCAAGTCCAGGAAGAGCTGATCATCACAAACATGTTAGTAAACTATCGGTGCATGAgaaagagagagacgcacttaaaCGACGACTAACATATGCATGTCGAGATGTGACAAAGCAAGATATTGCTACTTACAGTTACAGTCATGCCTGTCTCTAGCAGCCTGTGGAGGACCAACTTGCCAGGTGCGTGCTGCACCAGATCCTCGAGGTGTTCTTGGGGCAGGTCAGCAAAAGCCCTGAGCACGATGGGCAGCAGATCGGACTGTGGCTCGCGGGACTCCTGGTTCAGGAAGCAGTGCTGCACGACGTAGTTCCCACACGGGTGGCGAGACAGGCCAGCGGCGTCCCCCATTAGCTCGTGGACCAGGTCCTGCCTGAACTGATTGCTGCCGCGGTCGAGCACGCGCTGCACGAAGTAGTTGCTGCGTACGTAGTGGCGAGTTCCCATGAAAAATGCATCAATATTGTGAAGTAATACTAACTAGGAGTGATTGAGAATCGCCGAACAAGTTAGAGCCAGAGTTGTGCTAACCTGTGCCGAGTGCCGACCCATGGCCAAGTTCACGGCGCGGCCCAAGGCCCGATCCTGGAAACGCCCGAGCTCTTCGCCTGTCGAGAATCGGACGCATGTACACAGGCACATGGAGCCGTATCGCCACTGCAGCTTGCTGTCGATGGTGTCCAATGCGTGCAGGATGAGGGCCTGAAAAGAAACTAACCTGATCAGCACAGAACAACATGCATGCATCAATTGTGCTCAACATACGTAGTACTCCTATAATGCTAGTCCATGCAATTCCGTATCAATTCCTTACCCTGG
This window encodes:
- the LOC119292834 gene encoding uncharacterized protein LOC119292834, translating into MGDAAGLSRHPCGNYVVQHCFLNQESREPQSDLLPIVLRAFADLPQEHLEDLVQHAPGKLVLHRLLETGMTVTLFLDLTRDLPQRINSLDVQVLGRPRSEMVMVLVMKILSMV